The following are encoded together in the Hemicordylus capensis ecotype Gifberg chromosome 4, rHemCap1.1.pri, whole genome shotgun sequence genome:
- the SBSPON gene encoding somatomedin-B and thrombospondin type-1 domain-containing protein isoform X2 encodes MMGARAGPGMGLLGLVTLLALWHRAGAGCAEEGRCCPGRDPTCVSTGWRVNRAYGTCFCDEACQLTGDCCYDYAQACPALPCIVGEWTPWSGCAEQCKPNFRMRTRVIQQEPKNGGEPCPPLEEKAGCLEYTTYQGQNCGNEHVPAFITTSEYNNERKKRAVNPRWSSETEDWGSYCVEFKTETLSPHCSVESRPYARWMQYLREGYTVCVTCQPPAMHTGSHRCSGDGVDADGNKVLHWQAVGNPLCYGTWKKVQQVEKCSCPLVHSFIFT; translated from the exons ATGATGGGCGCCAGGGCCGGGCCGGGCATGGGGCTGCTGGGGCTGGTGACGCTCTTGGCGCTCTGGCACCGCGCTGGGGCGGGCTGCGCGGAAGAGGGGCGCTGCTGCCCTGGCCGGGACCCAACGTGCGTCAGCACCGGCTGGCGCGTGAACAGAGCCTACGGGACCTGCTTCTGCGACGAGGCGTGCCAGCTGACCGGCGACTGCTGCTATGACTACGCCCAGGCGTGCCCAG CTCTTCCATGCATTGTTGGAGAATGGACTCCCTGGAGTGGCTGTGCAGAGCAGTGTAAACCTAATTTCCGAATGCGTACACGTGTCATACAGCAAGAGCCAAAAAACGGTGGGGAGCCTTGTCCTCCGTTAGAAGAGAAAGCTGGCTGCTTGGAATATACTACTTACCAGGGACAGAACTGTGGGAACGAACATG TTCCGGCTTTCATAACTACTTCTGAATATAAtaatgaaaggaaaaaaagagctgtaaacccaaggtggtcttcAGAAACAGAGGATTGGGG GAGCTACTGTGTGGAATTTAAAACTGAAACACTGTCTCCTCATTGTTCCGTGGAAAGTCGTCCATATGCTCGATGGATGCAGTATCTACGAGAAGGGTATACTGTATGTGTAACTTGCCAGCCTCCAGCAATGCACACTGGCAGCCATCGCTGTTCTGGAGATGGTGTTGATGCTGATGG GAATAAAGTTCTTCACTGGCAAGCAGTTGGCAACCCTCTGTGCTATGGA
- the SBSPON gene encoding somatomedin-B and thrombospondin type-1 domain-containing protein isoform X1, protein MTVTRSQLVLLISLGLLGVIVLILSAPPPQFFYKANPISAQKCKEMTQALPCIVGEWTPWSGCAEQCKPNFRMRTRVIQQEPKNGGEPCPPLEEKAGCLEYTTYQGQNCGNEHVPAFITTSEYNNERKKRAVNPRWSSETEDWGSYCVEFKTETLSPHCSVESRPYARWMQYLREGYTVCVTCQPPAMHTGSHRCSGDGVDADGNKVLHWQAVGNPLCYGTWKKVQQVEKCSCPLVHSFIFT, encoded by the exons ATGACAGTTACTCGGAGCCaacttgtccttttgatttcattgggactacttggagtaattgtcctcatcctgtcagcccctcccccccagttcTTTTATAAGGCAAATCCAATTTCGGCACAGAAATGCAAGGAAATGACTCAAG CTCTTCCATGCATTGTTGGAGAATGGACTCCCTGGAGTGGCTGTGCAGAGCAGTGTAAACCTAATTTCCGAATGCGTACACGTGTCATACAGCAAGAGCCAAAAAACGGTGGGGAGCCTTGTCCTCCGTTAGAAGAGAAAGCTGGCTGCTTGGAATATACTACTTACCAGGGACAGAACTGTGGGAACGAACATG TTCCGGCTTTCATAACTACTTCTGAATATAAtaatgaaaggaaaaaaagagctgtaaacccaaggtggtcttcAGAAACAGAGGATTGGGG GAGCTACTGTGTGGAATTTAAAACTGAAACACTGTCTCCTCATTGTTCCGTGGAAAGTCGTCCATATGCTCGATGGATGCAGTATCTACGAGAAGGGTATACTGTATGTGTAACTTGCCAGCCTCCAGCAATGCACACTGGCAGCCATCGCTGTTCTGGAGATGGTGTTGATGCTGATGG GAATAAAGTTCTTCACTGGCAAGCAGTTGGCAACCCTCTGTGCTATGGA